AGCTGATGTCAAAGGCTCGGTTTGAGCGGAAGAAGCCGCACGTTAATGTTGGGACGATAGGGCACGTGGATCATGGGAAGACGACGTTGACAAGTGCGATAACGATGTATTTGGCGAAGCGGGGGTTGGCGA
The Candidatus Eisenbacteria bacterium genome window above contains:
- a CDS encoding GTP-binding protein — protein: MSKARFERKKPHVNVGTIGHVDHGKTTLTSAITMYLAKRGLA